The following are from one region of the Andrena cerasifolii isolate SP2316 chromosome 1, iyAndCera1_principal, whole genome shotgun sequence genome:
- the Hr39 gene encoding nuclear hormone receptor FTZ-F1 beta: MSEQNGPSEGPGPGPGPGPGWWPASSQSWKANSATSSSSSTNSTAPDSSASVSASCTTSTSSLATTTSATSSSTCCSSTPGGHSCTITATRSTETGKNVSVTTINVPPNQDIRDGKGICKYLAGQNGVTVSVVSSCGSVLGCGNTSVPSATGIGASTGSHSIGIGIGIGVLGQNTADNDAEDSDGEISKIDFRGVNLRTKKKRDVLGSGDKIGDGDVEDGNGCYDGNDISQQQPERPMSWEGELSDQEMSSNTITNQDTHEETSMEGVQVCSASPGPMEQKFPIKPEPDFRSSPGFTLSSFHDAGLSLAHGQQMQQQQQQQQRNMENLEQTQQSDLPLLVGKLLGGYNSSTPNHSPVLNPRHHLTKHSHTRSQVPSPDSAIHSAYSVFSSPTQSPHAARHSALGAGSPVPSSSLSLSRHSFNNSTSSLSLSLSHSLSRNNSDASSSCYSYGSLSPPTHSPVQQPRHPQHHQHQVAQGSPLHLPATASSAVAHHYSSSAPGSELSPEGHAVNDDQEDCRIPSAPSGISTRQQLINSPCPICGDKISGFHYGIFSCESCKGFFKRTVQNRKNYVCLRGAGCPVTVATRKKCPACRFDKCLNMGMKLEAIREDRTRGGRSTYQCTYTLPASLVGSPAGGMSSDKLATGGNCSPAPPGSEHHYSARHHSNHSHKIQVVPQLLQDIMDVEHLWHYNDNDRMSGIQSGGTTAARSNDAMLLGVGSGTGNDAGSGIECSSNGTAGNGNLSNRRDGRSCSAVSGVSNEQRTAPINSNSQIGSNTNGNSTQHPDFLSNLCNIADHRLYKIVKWCKSLPLFKNISIDDQICLLINSWCELLLFSCCFRSMSTPGEIRVSLGKSITLEQARQLGLATCIERMLAFTNNLRRLRVDQYEYVAMKVIVLLTSDTSELKEPEKVRASQEKALQALQQYTIARYPEMPAKFGELLLRIPDLQRTCQAGKELLSAKRAEGEGSSFNLLMELLRGDH, from the exons ATGTCAGAGCAAAACGGGCCCAGCGAGGGCCCAGGACCTGGTCCAGGGCCAGGTCCAGGTTGGTGGCCAGCCTCCTCGCAATCTTGGAAGGCAAACTCTGCTACATCCAGCTCATCATCCACTAACTCCACCGCTCCAGATAGCTCCGCCTCCGTCTCTGCATCCTGCACCACCTCTACCTCCTCCCTGGCAACTACCACTTCGGCTACGTCTTCGTCCACCTGCTGCTCCTCGACACCTGGTGGACACTCGTGCACGATCACCGCCACTCGCTCCACGGAAACAGGGAAGAATGTCTCTGTCACCACGATCAACGTGCCACCTAATCAGGACATACGCGATG GCAAGGGTATCTGCAAATATCTTGCCGGACAGAACGGCGTGACGGTGTCCGTAGTATCGAGTTGCGGTTCCGTCCTGGGGTGCGGAAACACGAGCGTTCCGTCCGCGACAGGAATCGGCGCTAGTACCGGCTCCCACAGTATTGGTATCGGGATTGGGATTGGTGTTCTGGGCCAGAACACGGCAGACAACGACGCAGAGGATAGCGATGGGGAGATAAGCAAGATTGACTTCCGTGGGGTGAATCTACGTACGAAGAAGAAGCGTGACGTACTGGGAAGTGGGGACAAAATTGGCGACGGGGATGTCGAAGATGGGAATGGTTGCTACGACGGGAACGATATTTCCCAGCAGCAACCAGAGAGACCCATGTCGTGGGAGGGAGAGCTGTCTGATCAAGAAATGTCTTCCAACACGATCACTAACCAA GATACGCACGAGGAGACGTCGATGGAAGGTGTCCAGGTTTGCAGTGCGAGTCCAGGCCCTATGGAGCAGAAGTTCCCCATAAAACCGGAGCCAGACTTCCGATCCAGCCCGGGGTTCACGTTGAGTTCCTTCCACGACGCCGGGTTGTCCCTAGCCCACGGACAGCAGatgcaacagcagcagcaacaacaacaacggaACATGGAGAACCTCGAGCAAACGCAACAAAGCGACCTACCCCTTCTCGTGGGCAAACTACTCGGTGGTTACAATAGTTCCACCCCGAATCACAGTCCAGTGTTGAACCCTAGACACCATTTGACCAAGCACAGCCACACGAGGTCTCAG GTGCCGTCACCAGACTCCGCGATCCACTCTGCGTACAGCGTGTTCAGCTCGCCGACACAGAGCCCTCACGCAGCCCGACACTCTGCTCTCGGTGCAGGAAGTCCAGTCCCGTCTTCGTCGCTCTCCCTCTCCCGCCACAGCTTCAACAACTCgacctcctcgttgtcgttgtcgttgtcacACTCGCTGTCGAGGAACAACTCGGACGCATCGAGTAGCTGCTACAGCTACGGTTCTCTCAGTCCACCCACCCACTCACCCGTCCAACAGCCAAGGCATCCGCAGCATCATCAGCATCAGGTAGCCCAGGGAAGTCCTCTTCATCTACCAGCAACCGCCTCGTCCGCCGTTGCGCATCATTATTCGTCCTCAGCCCCGGGCTCCGAGCTCTCTCCAGAAGGGCATGCTGTCAATGATGACCAAGAAGACTGTCGAATACCCTCCGCACCATCTGGTATCTCCACCAGACAGCAACTGATCAATAGTCCCTGTCCGATATGCGGGGACAAGATCAGTGGCTTCCATTACGGGATATTCTCGTGCGAGTCTTGCAAGGGATTCTTCAAACGCACCGTCCAGAATCGAAAGAACTATGTGTGCCTTAGAGGTGCAGGCTGCCCGGTCACCGTTGCCACCCGGAAGAAGTGTCCAGCCTGTCGCTTCGATAAGTGCCTGAATATGG GTATGAAACTAGAGGCAATCAGAGAAGATCGTACCAGAGGCGGAAGAAGCACTTACCAGTGTACCTATACGCTTCCAGCGAGCCTGGTTGGTAGTCCTGCAGGCGGTATGTCTAGTGACAAACTGGCAACAGGAGGAAACTGCAGTCCAGCTCCGCCGGGCAGTGAGCACCACTACTCCGCCAGGCATCACTCGAATCACTCGCACAAGATACAAGTGGTGCCTCAACTTCTGCAGGATATCATGGATGTGGAGCATTTGTGGCACTATAACGACAACGATCGTATGTCTGGGATTCAATCTGGAGGAACTACCGCTGCTAGGAGCAACGATGCAATGTTGCTGGGAGTTGGGTCTGGCACAGGAAATGATGCCGGGTCAGGAATCGAGTGCTCTTCGAATGGGACGGCAGGGAATGGAAATCTTAGTAACAGGAGAGACGGCAGATCTTGCTCTGCTGTTTCTGGCGTCAGCAACGAGCAACGTACCGCGCCCATCAACAGCAATTCACAAATTGGTAGCAATACGAATGGTAACTCGACTCAGCATCCCGATTTCCTCTCGAACCTCTGTAACATAGCAGATCATCGGCTCTACAAGATAGTGAAGTGGTGCAAGAGTCTGCCCCTGTTTAAGAACATCTCGATCGACGATCAAATTTGTCTGTTGATTAATTCCTGGTGCGAGCTGTTGCTCTTCTCGTGCTGTTTTCGCAGCATGAGCACTCCTGGTGAAATCAGAGTGTCTCTCGGCAAGTCGATTACCCTGGAGCAAGCTAGACAGCTTGGCTTGGCGACCTGCATCGAGAGGAtgctcgcgttcactaacaatCTGAGAAGGCTCAGGGTCGACCAGTACGAATACGTAGCAATGAAG GTGATAGTACTGTTGACCTCTGATACGAGTGAATTGAAGGAACCTGAGAAAGTTAGAGCCTCGCAGGAGAAGGCCCTGCAAGCGTTGCAGCAGTACACCATAGCAAGGTATCCGGAGATGCCTGCCAAGTTTGGTGAACTGTTGCTGAGAATTCCAGACTTGCAAAGAACATGCCAGGCGGGGAAAGAATTATTAAGTGCGAAACGTGCTGAAGGTGAAGGCAGCTCGTTTAATTTGTTGATGGAATTACTTAGAGGAGATCACTGA